The Takifugu rubripes chromosome 16, fTakRub1.2, whole genome shotgun sequence genome contains the following window.
GCACCTCGCCTCCAGCAGACAGTCGTTTAATTCAACACTCGGTGTCTAAGTGTTTACATGAATGGATATTTCTTTTATGGGAGTGGCTCCGCCTCTGTGGACTCAGACGTGCTTAGCTGCAGTATCCTGCATCCATGTTTCCCTGCACTGTTAACCTCGTTCTTTGCCTGCCCAGTGCCATATCATATCAACAATTACTGGATCTTGACTCCCACGTTACAACACTTCAGATCACGTTTGCGTTTCAGGATAGTTGTACTCACCCGCGGTATTGCATGACATCTTTTCAGATATTGTGACTATTTCATGCAAAATGGAGACTGtggttgtgtttattttttatttttgtaacgAAAAAATGTACTTTGTTTTCACAGAACTGAAATAAAGTCGTGTAAGaaaattttttaaaatccacatAATCCGTCCGACAGTATCCCCTTGATCTGGGACGCAAACCCACCAAATTTCACACGTCCACATttgaaaaggagggaaaatgaggCTCAGACACTGAAGCGCTGTTTTGACAAGTCCACGTCTCAGAAATAGGTGCTtggaggtggcagcagaggagggagaaggacgtcagaagaagaaaaaaagacattctgAAGATCCttgctcctcctcacagctggcAGAGGCCATATAAATATGCAACTTGGAATATTCAGCAGGTGTGTTTAACTCCGGGGACATGACGCACAAACAGCCTAAATGTCCCCAGGTGACTGAAAAAGATGATGGGACAGGCACCAGCAGCTGTCCCACCTGTGTCTTTTCTGGAGTATTTCAGCCTGGCCTCCCATTCGTCCACAGGAGAGGGGAAGCGGGTCCGACTCAGACCAGATCCAAACAGGACTGTCTGGAAAAGATCTTTCCCAGGCCGGGCTCACAACTCATCTTTGTCAAAGTCTTCGTCCATGTCCACGTCGCTGAGGTCgtactcctcctcctcggggAGCTGCGGATGGAGATTAGCGTTAGCAGATATCATACACAGCATATTTAATGTGAATATTTGAACAGGTGTCTGCCCATCCCTGAAGGTAAAGCTCTCGACTCACCTGTCCGTCTTTGCCGTCCCAGGCGTCAACGCTCTGAATATTGGGCATGGCCCCCCCTCCAAAGGTAGCAGTGGAGCCTCTGCCCACTGAAAGCTCCCTAGAGAAAAACATTACGGAGCTTTATCGTTCTTACTTTACATTCCGATATTGTGAGATAGTCGAAGCGCGTTTTACCTGAGGAAGTCGTGAATGCCCGTCTCGCTGAAGGAGCCTTTGAGTAAAGCGTACTTCATCTTGCGGGTGTTGATGGCTGCCATGGCGGGGTAGCCGAACCCACCGATGCCCAAAGaggcctccagctccagctgagcACCGGCTTCTGCCCACAGCCAGCTGACGGAGGGAACGGAGACGTTACAGCTGCCGTCTATAAAAAGCATCTGAAGACTAAACCCTGGCCACTCATCCTCACCCCCACATCTTCTTCTTGTACTTGTCagccatcttcatcatcacttcCAGGTATCCGTTTCGACCCGTGGCACCTGTAAGAGGAAAGCTATTTCAGCAGCTTGTCGGCTAATTTACAAAGGTGTAGCTGGGGTGGGGGCCTTGCaggtctcacctgtgtccaggATGTGTGGCAGGACAGCGATGACACAGAGCTGACTGTCCTCACAGGTCTTCTTCACCACCTCTTCATTCAGGATCTGACACAAACATTTAGGTGTAAATGACACCCCGTCGGCCGTGCACGGGAGCAGAGAAGCACActgacctccagcagctcagGGGCAGGGGCGTTGTCAGAGAACAGATCCAGAGCCCGCTCGATGATGTCAGCGCGGGTGCGGCCTCCTTGGTAGTCTTCAGGCTCCTCCCCTTTACGGAAGATCTTGATGGTGGGGAACCCTCGGATCTACGCGCAGAACACACAAAAGCAAATTTGGATTATCTAAGCTATCAAGTCAAATATTCCCATTTCCATAAAACTAATGGCCTAATCTAACTTCTAATCTAATCTAACTGAAATGGTGTTTAATCAGCTTCTTATTTTACTCACCCCGTAGCGGCTGGACACAACCTGATGAACGGTAGCATCCACAGCTCCGAGGCGAACTTTGCCCTTGGTCTGCTCCTTGAcagctgtggcagcagctgTCCACTCAGGTTCCAGGCTGTTGACAGATGGCAAAGTTTGCTGGAAATGTCTCAGAACGCGAGTTCAAGATGTGGCTACATAATGTGAGAAGCCAATTTGGATCCATTCTCTCAAGGACGCCACTGACTTTTTGCAGTGTCCACACCAGGGGGCGAAGAACTCCACCATCCACACCTCGCCACTCTCCAGCACCATCTGGTCGAAGTTGTCGTCGGTCAGTTCAACCACATCCTTCTTGCTGCCGCCActgccgctctgctgctgcgGGGAGAGCGAACGTTACTCCAACACTTTCATTTGTTTAACCTCAGATATCATTTAAAACAAAGGCGCACTTGTTTGTTGTAGCCTGAGCCGCTGGAGCCTCCACTCAGCCTCTCCTTCACCAGACTACGCAGAGCACTCAGAGCTCCGTCCACGATGGCCTGGCTGCTGCGCCCACCtgtagcattattattattattaattgtgCCAATAATGAGGTGAACAGGTGCCTTTTGTCTGGTTTTTAGCCGTACCTTGGTATTCCTCTGGCTTGTTCTTATTGGCTCCAAAGATCTTAATGGTGGGGAATCCTCTGACGCCATACTGACCACCCAGTGACTTGTGCTGGTCTGCATCCACAGCACCGACCTTGACGATTCCCTGAAGGTGTTAAGAGACCAGATGAAGGTGCAATCTTGAAATTAATATAACTGAAATAATCACCCAACAAATATAGACAACCTCCCCctgttttatttacagtttttcCATTATGCAAACAAGAGATTGGAAATACTGTTGAAACATCACGTGTCAAAGTTCTAGAAGCGGTGGAGGCATCATGTTTACCTtgagggctgctgctgccttcttcCAGTCTGG
Protein-coding sequences here:
- the pdia6 gene encoding protein disulfide-isomerase A6 isoform X1, producing the protein MRPLLLGVLGCSLLLSVRAFYSPDDDVVELTPSNFNKEVIQSDALWLVEFYAPWCGHCRNLVPDWKKAAAALKGIVKVGAVDADQHKSLGGQYGVRGFPTIKIFGANKNKPEEYQGGRSSQAIVDGALSALRSLVKERLSGGSSGSGYNKQQQSGSGGSKKDVVELTDDNFDQMVLESGEVWMVEFFAPWCGHCKNLEPEWTAAATAVKEQTKGKVRLGAVDATVHQVVSSRYGIRGFPTIKIFRKGEEPEDYQGGRTRADIIERALDLFSDNAPAPELLEILNEEVVKKTCEDSQLCVIAVLPHILDTGATGRNGYLEVMMKMADKYKKKMWGWLWAEAGAQLELEASLGIGGFGYPAMAAINTRKMKYALLKGSFSETGIHDFLRELSVGRGSTATFGGGAMPNIQSVDAWDGKDGQLPEEEEYDLSDVDMDEDFDKDEL
- the pdia6 gene encoding protein disulfide-isomerase A6 isoform X2, with product MRPLLLGVLGCSLLLSVRAFYSPDDDVVELTPSNFNKEVIQSDALWLVEFYAPWCGHCRNLVPDWKKAAAALKGIVKVGAVDADQHKSLGGQYGVRGFPTIKIFGANKNKPEEYQGGRSSQAIVDGALSALRSLVKERLSGGSSGSGYNKQQSGSGGSKKDVVELTDDNFDQMVLESGEVWMVEFFAPWCGHCKNLEPEWTAAATAVKEQTKGKVRLGAVDATVHQVVSSRYGIRGFPTIKIFRKGEEPEDYQGGRTRADIIERALDLFSDNAPAPELLEILNEEVVKKTCEDSQLCVIAVLPHILDTGATGRNGYLEVMMKMADKYKKKMWGWLWAEAGAQLELEASLGIGGFGYPAMAAINTRKMKYALLKGSFSETGIHDFLRELSVGRGSTATFGGGAMPNIQSVDAWDGKDGQLPEEEEYDLSDVDMDEDFDKDEL